Below is a genomic region from Culicoides brevitarsis isolate CSIRO-B50_1 chromosome 2, AGI_CSIRO_Cbre_v1, whole genome shotgun sequence.
atatttttaactaaaatgtcTTCAAgcgttcattttattatttaatcaaatgaaaatatttttcatcactcTTTACTCATTTTCCCAATTTACACTCTCAAGATTCacgattgtttatttattattatttttattttatttttatatttatttttttttgatataaaccTATTTTTAGATACAAGATTTacaaggtatttttttttgagtgaaaaattttggagaaaCAAATTCATAGTTTAAAACACCTGTTGCTGTTTTTTAGCATCCAGTTTTTAGTTTCATTCATGAAAATACTACAATATTTCTGTCACTAGGCATTTTTTATGAGAGTTATGAACGTATTGTCTAGCTTATTAAATTGTGTGGTTGGTAGTTATGTTTCAATGTGTTTGTACATCATAGAAACGCTCacaagatttttcattttcttcttttttttacacaaaacgttttgtgtaagaatttttctaaaaataaacctttcattgaattttataacattttttcttgatgTTCTCTTCAAAATCAACCACTTTTATATGATCAATTCCACACTtgattctttctttttatttattcgccacaaaatttttattttttttatcattatattttctttcattgtgattattttttctcacttgACATCAAAAACTTACACCAGAATACAGCTACATAATCCTTATCCAGTAATATCCTTTCTAATTGTTTTGCATTAACTTCTTCTATAACGGGCTCTACATGGTTGCTGGATGGAGGTGGGCTCGAAGATGATTTTTTCGCACATTccgcaaaatgaaaattaacacTACTACTAATTACTAAGTACCACAAAAAGGTGATCGTCAAACCTTTCAGTCGGTTCATGTTTACATTACTAAGGTAGTGCTAAGCTCAAAAGTAGATTCGTTACTGATCTAAAGTACCCGAAATACACAAGCAATTTCCCTATTTTCCCACAGTGGCTCATATACATACGAGATTTCTAAATATAAGTCCCATATGTCGCTACACTAACCAcgacaaacaaataattttcggaCGCGAAAAATCTCAACCTTTCCACACAATTTGTAGGTCATTTTCTGAAGCATAATACATTATTTAaagatataaatatattttagaataCGTAACAGGAGTTTCtgaaaatcgtttttatttaagcaatataaaagtaaaagcTTTTCAAACTCCACAAGACCGAAATTTTCATCTCACATTTTtatgttcgattttttaatatgctCAAAATCAAACTTTAGTACGATAACTTTTTGCCCTGCTTAAAATTCACATCATCAGTACTTCATTGCACTACTTGCGCAACTCgtacgaaaaagaagaaaacacccctgttgaattaatttataataacaaAACGTCTGAGTAAGACTTGCAAAAATACCGTTCTTCCGAACATTACCTTCAAAGTCTTCTCTTGAACCAATGGACGATGATTTGGGAAATCTCGACGATTTGCATTACGATGGCAGCCGGATCTTTTCATGGGTGGCAGAGATTTTTGGAATAAGTGTTGATTTGGTaagaatttgtctttttttacctgtatataaatatatacatGTTTTCACATACCTCTATTGtgtatcaaattttgtgaataataTCGGACGATGCAAGACAATCATGACATCATCCATGGTTTAAGTTGTTTGCATTCAAACGATgcaaataataagaaaataactTAAACCATAAAGAAAACCatagaaaaaacaaatattgcaATATATAAACCGACAAAAGCACGTAtcatttaatgataataatactCAGATAAGGTGCTTCAATGATTCTCATTATTTCTTTTGTCTTGTTTTTCTGCGAATTTTGATTTACGCTGTAATCTCTGTGTGGGTCATGCAAAATTACAGGGCAAACATTTTCTTAAGTGAccgtttaattatttgtttgatattttcttcAGCTGATAACAACTCCAACATAacatacttaaaaaataatatgaactTTAATCGACCATTTCAGGTAAACTTCCTTATTGTGCAGATACTCTCATTAATTTTGGCCTCAATTTTCCGTACCTACTTTCATCCCAATAAAACATCCACTACCGTGCGTCACGTATTTTGTATAACATTTGGCTTGCTGTTTGGATATTTTTGCTTTGGTCAGCAAGTCATCCACATAGCTCTATTGCCAGCAATATGCTATATAGTCATTCATATTGTAGAACCAAAAATTGTACAGAGGTGAGTCATATCGTTGCttgcttttagttttttataatatttgagTCCAGGATcacacataaaattaaataccatAATTAATTACCGATCTTTGGTACCCATTGGCAGAATAGAATTAGATAATGACAAATGTatttcgtatttatttttaggactGTAGCAGTCGTTGCTCTACTATACCTATCTTGCATACACTTTCATCGGCAATATTATGATTATGGTTCATATTCTTTAGATATTACTGGACCGTTAATGATAATAACTCAAAAGGTGACGAGCATTGCGTTTAGTATTCACGACGGCCTAGCATGCGAATTTGAGGTGAGTTaatatttcttattattagTATAAGGCATGTAAAATATGTAACATTATATTCTCTTAGGAGCTCTCCAAAGATCGTCAATACCATTCGCAGAAGCTCCGAAAGCTACCTTCAGCTCTAGAATTTTTCTCCTATGTTCTACACTTCCAAGGAATAATGACTGGTCCTTTGGTTTTCTATCAGGACTacattgaatttattgaagGCACACATATTCTGAAGTATTCGACAATGCaggtttgttaatttaaattattgtttaaattttgttcttgatgtctttatcttttttttttcagaaacagaacaaaaaaatagatttagtGGTGGAGCCATCTCCATTCAAAGCAATTACGAACAAAATTGTTGCTAGCATCATATGtgcttatatttttatgacatttcgAAAAGTTTTCCCAATAAAAACACTTAAAGGTAACCTTTTCTGCTATtcttatttaacaaaaatgtattatatacctattttcaaaactttagaCGAGGATTTTATTTACAACACAAATTTCGCCTTTAAATTCTGGTATATAATGATGGCAACTACTGTTGTCCGATTCAAATACTACTTTGCATGGTTAACAGCTGATGCAATTTGCAATTGTTCAGGCTTAGGATTCAATGGATTCGATGAGTCAGGCACTCCTAAATGGAATTTAATATCAAACATCAATGTGATACAATTTGAGGTAAGCACTGCTTTACAGTAGATAACATTtgctcatttaaattttaacatttatatatTTCTTATAGTTTGCTTTAAGTTTCCgtgattcaataaataattggaATATGGGAACAAATAAATGGCTTCGAATGGTTGTTTATGACCGTGTTCCTAACATGCGATCAAAAGATACCGTTCGGACAATCCTAACATTTGCACTTAGTGCACTGTGGCATGGATTCTATCCTGGATACTATGTAACATTTGCGACTGGTGCTCTTGTGGTGATGTCTGCTCGTATGGTAAgatgacgattttttttaaatattacagATTAACATTTATCATATTGAACTAAAGGCAAGGAAAATCCTGCGTCATCATTTCCAAATGAGTCCAGTTTCAAGGACAATTTATGACATCTTGACTTTTGTCACCACCAGAATTTTTATGGCTTACACAACATTTCCATTTGTATTACTTGAATTTCAAGTTTGTATTATAGATTTAATTTTGCCTTACTTATTTGCATTAATTGtaaaatgccatttttttaGGCTAGTCTAAAAGTGTACCTGAAACTGTACATGTGCCTTCACATACTTGCAGCAGTAATAGTATTTTTATTACCATCAATCAACACACGACtaaaatcaggaaaaaaagGCGAAAAGTCCAAGAACGGAAGTTTATCAACAAATGGCGACAAGTACGAGTCCGTTTGTTTTACTAACGGCAAAgacatatcaaaaaaattgacaaatcgCATCAAAGATAAAATTGGAAAGGAAGCTCATAACATagaggaattttttgataaaaccgTTACCGGCATTACTGAGTTAACCgatgattttaagaaaattaacgaTCGGCTTATTCCAAACGAAAACTTAATGAGAAAACGCAACACATCAAATGAACCCAACGATTGTGatctcttcataaaaaaagaagcgaATGCATTCAACTGCTTAGCACAAAACACAAATGTTTTACCATCAAAatggtaattaaaataaaataaatgtttcaaaaaaaaaagaaagaaacagaagacacaaaaataatttatcccGATGAAAACGCATCAATATAATTCTTTATAATTAGTAAGTTAACACGAGCAACACATACCTAATCGGTTAAACACACACTCACatatagaaagaaaaaaatgtttaaaaaatcacgagCATTAGTAAAAGtaataaacaattattatgCATATGCTACACATGTCTTCATTTCAAAAACGTATGtacatttttatgttattttttatatatatatttagtaaagatattttattttgttttaatattcaaaaatttttaagtgttttaATCAAGTTTTGGTTGTCATATCATTCAATTAATCTctgatttaaatgaattattaggCAACACTAGAAATTGCttaaagaaaatgtttcaGTATCTCAAAATAAACGTTGATATCAAAAGCTGAGTTACTAACATGATCTGTCATACTCAATTTacactcaatttttaaatacccttcgagaattgttttttaaaaacaagaaaatgaaaatttaaatcaacaatttaaaatatttgtataagatattttttcaatttatttttctataatttctaTGTTACCTTCacgttaaaatatattttttgtttcaataaattaagctAAACGTTATCGACATTTAACAGATGGTATAAAGCACGCATCTGTATATATGGTGCATCTGAAGCTCAGCACTTTACGATAGTTTGTAAAGCGACTACGATTTCCCATCagtttttgtgtgtattttttacttataggaagtttttacttttccatcattttttaaaatataaaatggctGAGAGTAAAAGTGCTTTAATTGCTAAGTCGGTGCAAAAGCATGCAGGACGTGCCAAAGAAAAGGTATGTTGtgttaaaaaatccttttaaaccTCGTTTTAGtcaatttcaaattatcaTTCAATTAAGGAATGAAAATAGATTAGAAACTGCTCACTTGTTAGaagttatgtttaaaaataaacactgTGTGCCAACATACAAACGAAACACAACAAGACGGCATACATATATCGAAAATCTCTATGCAAGCTTCAGTGTCAGGTTTTACTACTTCTACTAAATATATATGTGAATTGATGATCACATTTGAATCTGATTTGTCTTGAATCTCTTTTTTCACACAGATACACTCAtgtgaaaattgacaaaaaaaaaatgacgaaaaattaaaatcaaagagaaaatatttacttcaTACATACTCTTATTTAGCACATTCGGTGGAACATTGTGCGAGAGACGAGAATTCATTTGCAAAGTCTCAGTATTTTAGCGGAAAAACTTTAAGAACCCACCACACGCTTCTCTTATTTTCTGAATGACATGATAAAATACAGTTTGcacaagaaagaaaaacaatgaaaatctcACGTGGCTACCTTGACTTGATAATAATGTACTAAATTACCTGTTGCTCATCATATTGTCGCTCATGTGTACTTAAATACATGTTGCCtatgcaagaaattttttaattttttttcgcgagtCTTTGCACATGATATTTGGTATTATGTAAATCAAATTGCTTTACTAGTAAGATAAGATAAATATCTtccatttaaaacaattttaaagaaagacAGATCATCCGAAAGAGCTAATATTTTCCAGATAAATGATTCatgattcaaatattttgtatattcaagattttgtttgagatcattttattattttgttaactttttgtgacaaaaaatcaaaaatctcaaatatttCTTACAGTTTTTAAACTCCGCTTACGTTTAcacatgaataaaataaatccaaaagTTTTATGAGTGGAATGTGTAGGTGGCATATTACACAAAACCAATCTTTCCTATTAAGGATAAACAGATCTCTTTATTGTATAAACTTGCCTAAAAAGCCGTAGGTTTTCATCAGTTGAGACATATTTTGAGATATTTGTCACATCAtcgatttttcaattgaaatcgaAAACCATATGACTGTAAATTCTATTGTAAATCCATATTTCATCAACTTTTGATcgatattttaatggaaatataGATAAAAGGTTATCGTAACAGGATTAATCTTTCTAAAGGTAATATATAATAACAGTGCTTCAAAGCAAGCTCAAAAGCGACATGATATCTCGCGATTTCTCTGTcatctttttatcaaaaataataaatggaaaaaacgaatattgtaataaaaaaaattataatatctattgatttttttttattattagatataattgattataaaaatgttttagacCGTATTCATAACATTTTACCCTGAAAAAACAACCTAAATCGTTAGATGAAGCCTTAACGAACATTTTCTTAATCCCATATATCGTGTAAATACGATAtgcagaatatttaaaaattattgattttttttgttttttctgaagaaaatataccttaaaaacataaaaataaaaaaaatcataaaaaacgtTTTTCGAATAACCtaacaaataattaacatCCAATTGATAAAATCTGAGACTGTTTAacctttatttataaaaaaattttccagatACTTCAAAACCTTGGAAAAGTAGATCGTACTGCTGACGAAATCTTTGACGAGCATCttaataatttcaacaaacaacaaacaagtgCCAATAAGTTACAAAAAgagtttaataattatattagatGTATTCGAGGTAAGTTTGATAAATTAACactttcatgcaaaaatgatAGAAATTTATCTTGAAAGTGTGATACGTTCAAACGACATATTTTGAAGTATGTACAACAAGAAACAAACGAATActgatttttctaatttcctTTATTTGAAATCTCTAtctcgtaaaatttaatagaaagttCACTTCACTGTTAAGTTCATAAGTAATCTAAAGTTCTTCCTATATATTTCTTTCTTAACGGAATTTCGTCTGGAAACGAAGTATTTATCATGTGGATCCCTAAAAGCAACCAAAGAAGGTAGACTAGTTTGACCATTTGTTAAATTcatgttaattttatcaatcaaAGTCCGGAAGgtcgtttataattttttttgtttttttattgtttctttaGTATGTACCAACATATTGTTGTAAGAAAACTTAAAGAATTatcaatagaaaaataatagattatttttttattatcagcaACTCAGGCAGCTTCCAAAAATGTTATGGATGTCATCACCGAAATTTACGAGTCTCAATGGGTTGGAGCTGATGCACTTGCTGTGCAAATGTCATCAATAGAAGTTCTGTGGCAGGATTTTTCGCACAAGCTTGGCGATCAAGTATTAATACCTCTTAATACTTATACAGCTCAATTTCCGGAAATGAAGGTTTTATAATAAAGTGATAgcatattgattaaaaataacctttttatttacagaaaaagaTTGAGAAACGAGGTCGCAAGTTGGTTGATTTTGATTCTCAACGGCATTCATTTCAAAGTCTTCAGAGCAACTCTGCCAAGCGAAAGGATGATTTGAAAGTGAGTAAATGAATTTGGAAATCAATTCGTTTctgattcattcatttatactttttttttttatcaagatcaCCAAAGCAAAAGAGCAGCTGGATGAAGCAAGGAGAACCTATGAATTACTGAACACAGAATTGCACGATGAGCTTCCCGCGTTATATGATTCAAGGATATTGTTTTTGGTTTCTAATTTGCAAACACTGTTTGCATCTGAACAAGTCTTCCATAGTGAAACTTCTAAGATATTTGCCGAACTTGAAGCTATCGTTGACAAATTGGCAACTGATTCACAGAAAGGATcctatacatttaaaaaaaccgGTATGTTTTAGTATATTAGGTTTTTCAAAGTGTAGGTCTAATGTACAAGTCTTTTTTAATAGTTCCGTCCAGTCCAAGTTCATCTCCAACAAAATCTGCCAATATACACGACGTGTCTTTGAAAAATGGTTTCTCTTCGCCATCGAAAGAAAATTGTAAGCAAGATATTCTTTTCTGATTATTCtactttttgagaaaaaattttgaaaatcttaagatttaaaactgtttgaaattaaaacaaaaaaatgcggtaaaaaattagaatagtAAAAATTACACTAAAATCATGTGTGTGATagcttcaaatattattttattattgtgattTGCCTACTTCTAACATTTTCAGCTAATCATTCAAATGAAACAGAACCATCATCACCGACATATCAAAATACTGGTTTAGCTTCTAAcgttattaacaaaaatgttgaaagtGAGTCggatataaacaaaaatgttgagacAAAAACTGTCGAAGAAAAAACAGGTAGGTGAATATTTAAACGgacataaatatataaaaataaggaattttttacactttctttaaaaaaatattttttttccttttgtttcaGACCTTAAGTCGCAAGACCTTCCGGAGGGAGTTCTGTATAAAGTCAAGGCCACATACAAATACAACAAAGAAGACACTGACGAGTTAAGCTTTGACGTTggagatgaaatttttgtaattgaatATGACGATCCAGAAGAACAGGTGAAAATTGCTTTAACCATTTTCATAATGATCAaaggattttattatttaaaatgtatttgctttttttttttaacactaaaCTAGCAGGAAGAAGGATGGCTTATGGGCATCAAAGAATCAACGAAGGAAAAGGGCATGTTTCCAGCTAATTTCACTAAACCAATATAAAGAACA
It encodes:
- the LOC134829563 gene encoding lysophospholipid acyltransferase 6 is translated as MDDDLGNLDDLHYDGSRIFSWVAEIFGISVDLVNFLIVQILSLILASIFRTYFHPNKTSTTVRHVFCITFGLLFGYFCFGQQVIHIALLPAICYIVIHIVEPKIVQRTVAVVALLYLSCIHFHRQYYDYGSYSLDITGPLMIITQKVTSIAFSIHDGLACEFEELSKDRQYHSQKLRKLPSALEFFSYVLHFQGIMTGPLVFYQDYIEFIEGTHILKYSTMQKQNKKIDLVVEPSPFKAITNKIVASIICAYIFMTFRKVFPIKTLKDEDFIYNTNFAFKFWYIMMATTVVRFKYYFAWLTADAICNCSGLGFNGFDESGTPKWNLISNINVIQFEFALSFRDSINNWNMGTNKWLRMVVYDRVPNMRSKDTVRTILTFALSALWHGFYPGYYVTFATGALVVMSARMARKILRHHFQMSPVSRTIYDILTFVTTRIFMAYTTFPFVLLEFQASLKVYLKLYMCLHILAAVIVFLLPSINTRLKSGKKGEKSKNGSLSTNGDKYESVCFTNGKDISKKLTNRIKDKIGKEAHNIEEFFDKTVTGITELTDDFKKINDRLIPNENLMRKRNTSNEPNDCDLFIKKEANAFNCLAQNTNVLPSKW
- the LOC134832882 gene encoding myc box-dependent-interacting protein 1 isoform X1: MAESKSALIAKSVQKHAGRAKEKILQNLGKVDRTADEIFDEHLNNFNKQQTSANKLQKEFNNYIRCIRATQAASKNVMDVITEIYESQWVGADALAVQMSSIEVLWQDFSHKLGDQVLIPLNTYTAQFPEMKKKIEKRGRKLVDFDSQRHSFQSLQSNSAKRKDDLKITKAKEQLDEARRTYELLNTELHDELPALYDSRILFLVSNLQTLFASEQVFHSETSKIFAELEAIVDKLATDSQKGSYTFKKTVPSSPSSSPTKSANIHDVSLKNGFSSPSKENSNHSNETEPSSPTYQNTGLASNVINKNVESESDINKNVETKTVEEKTDLKSQDLPEGVLYKVKATYKYNKEDTDELSFDVGDEIFVIEYDDPEEQQEEGWLMGIKESTKEKGMFPANFTKPI
- the LOC134832882 gene encoding myc box-dependent-interacting protein 1 isoform X3; amino-acid sequence: MAESKSALIAKSVQKHAGRAKEKILQNLGKVDRTADEIFDEHLNNFNKQQTSANKLQKEFNNYIRCIRATQAASKNVMDVITEIYESQWVGADALAVQMSSIEVLWQDFSHKLGDQVLIPLNTYTAQFPEMKKKIEKRGRKLVDFDSQRHSFQSLQSNSAKRKDDLKITKAKEQLDEARRTYELLNTELHDELPALYDSRILFLVSNLQTLFASEQVFHSETSKIFAELEAIVDKLATDSQKGSYTFKKTVPSSPSSSPTKSANIHDVSLKNGFSSPSKENYLKSQDLPEGVLYKVKATYKYNKEDTDELSFDVGDEIFVIEYDDPEEQQEEGWLMGIKESTKEKGMFPANFTKPI
- the LOC134832882 gene encoding myc box-dependent-interacting protein 1 isoform X2 codes for the protein MAESKSALIAKSVQKHAGRAKEKILQNLGKVDRTADEIFDEHLNNFNKQQTSANKLQKEFNNYIRCIRATQAASKNVMDVITEIYESQWVGADALAVQMSSIEVLWQDFSHKLGDQVLIPLNTYTAQFPEMKKKIEKRGRKLVDFDSQRHSFQSLQSNSAKRKDDLKITKAKEQLDEARRTYELLNTELHDELPALYDSRILFLVSNLQTLFASEQVFHSETSKIFAELEAIVDKLATDSQKGSYTFKKTVPSSPSSSPTKSANIHDVSLKNGFSSPSKENSNHSNETEPSSPTYQNTGLASNVINKNVESESDINKNVETKTVEEKTDLKSQDLPEGVLYKVKATYKYNKEDTDELSFDVGDEIFVIEYDDPEEQEEGWLMGIKESTKEKGMFPANFTKPI